Proteins from a genomic interval of Methanoplanus endosymbiosus:
- a CDS encoding DUF504 domain-containing protein yields MKKATIYYRDRGAPGDLSIAEGEYIRKPDRDWFEVETEKGIKIIPYHRIIKISYAGIPLWEHAG; encoded by the coding sequence ATGAAAAAAGCAACCATATATTACAGAGATCGTGGCGCACCCGGAGATCTCTCGATCGCAGAGGGAGAATATATCAGAAAACCTGACAGGGACTGGTTTGAAGTTGAGACAGAAAAAGGGATTAAAATAATACCATATCACCGCATCATAAAAATCTCATATGCCGGAATACCTCTGTGGGAGCATGCCGGATGA
- a CDS encoding DUF5518 domain-containing protein, protein MAFWIPAFAGFLVMILLSLLFGHAHPMASFAAPVIGGFIAGILVGEGTMEGAKAGFTSGIFGAIIASILILVGGFAFFGIGGLAVGIIVDIIIILVFSLSLGILGIIGGAIGGLFSR, encoded by the coding sequence ATGGCGTTCTGGATTCCGGCATTTGCCGGGTTTCTCGTTATGATACTGCTTTCACTGCTCTTTGGGCATGCACATCCTATGGCATCATTTGCCGCACCTGTAATAGGCGGCTTCATAGCCGGAATACTGGTCGGTGAGGGGACGATGGAGGGAGCTAAGGCAGGATTCACCTCCGGAATATTTGGTGCAATTATCGCGTCCATTCTGATTCTTGTCGGAGGGTTTGCATTTTTCGGCATAGGCGGACTTGCGGTTGGCATTATTGTTGACATAATTATTATTCTGGTGTTTTCGCTTTCATTAGGTATTCTGGGGATTATTGGCGGTGCTATTGGCGGGCTTTTTTCCCGTTGA
- a CDS encoding exonuclease SbcCD subunit D C-terminal domain-containing protein, with product MRILHTSDWHIGHNLYGKSRYEEFEAFFDWLIDCIDRERIEALIVSGDIFDTTNPSNRSLEIYYRFLWRLSETDCRYAIITGGNHDSPSLLNAPKEILRCMDLHIFGAVTDEISDHIVVLNNAEGNPGAVVCAVPYLRDRDIRRYKPGQDAEEKGLELIAAIGEFYRRIADEAEKTVEKSGYDLPVIATGHLFAAGGMTTEGDGVRDIYVGKLSAFSPSGFPDTFDYVALGHLHMPQKSGKEHIRYSGAPLPIGFCEAKRRKSVVVADFSSGKTPVIEEITVPCFMPLYSLQGDSAEITDKLRDLIFAAEKCCVEIIYVGRASAVEVNRRFTDMVKDTPVDILRIKNLQIARDSEASCDSCITLEDLDENEVFRRCLAVNDVSEEDYGELLSAYGEILAEIHEGDHNAE from the coding sequence ATGAGAATACTTCACACATCCGACTGGCATATTGGCCATAATCTCTATGGCAAAAGCAGATATGAGGAATTTGAAGCCTTTTTTGACTGGCTTATCGACTGTATAGATAGGGAGCGCATTGAAGCCCTCATAGTTTCGGGGGATATATTTGATACCACAAATCCATCCAACCGCTCACTTGAGATATATTACAGATTTTTATGGAGATTGTCTGAGACAGACTGCCGGTATGCAATAATTACCGGGGGCAATCATGACTCCCCCTCTCTTCTGAACGCGCCAAAGGAGATACTCAGATGTATGGATCTGCATATCTTCGGGGCAGTGACAGATGAAATTTCTGATCATATAGTTGTCCTGAACAACGCAGAGGGTAATCCCGGTGCAGTTGTCTGTGCAGTGCCATATCTCAGGGACAGGGATATAAGACGGTATAAACCCGGACAGGATGCCGAAGAGAAGGGCCTTGAACTGATAGCTGCAATTGGTGAATTTTACAGAAGGATAGCAGATGAGGCAGAAAAAACCGTTGAAAAATCCGGTTATGACCTGCCGGTGATCGCAACCGGACATCTCTTCGCTGCCGGAGGAATGACCACTGAGGGGGATGGCGTGCGGGACATCTATGTGGGAAAGCTGTCAGCCTTCAGCCCGTCAGGTTTTCCGGATACCTTTGATTATGTGGCGCTTGGCCATCTGCATATGCCGCAGAAGTCAGGAAAAGAGCATATCAGGTACAGCGGCGCTCCTCTGCCGATTGGATTCTGTGAGGCAAAGAGAAGGAAGTCTGTAGTGGTTGCTGATTTTTCATCCGGAAAAACACCAGTTATTGAGGAGATAACCGTGCCCTGCTTTATGCCGCTGTATTCCCTTCAGGGTGACAGTGCTGAGATTACTGATAAGCTCAGAGATCTCATATTTGCTGCTGAAAAATGCTGTGTTGAGATAATTTATGTGGGCAGGGCATCAGCAGTTGAGGTGAACAGGCGCTTTACTGATATGGTGAAGGATACGCCTGTAGATATACTCCGGATTAAGAATCTGCAGATTGCAAGGGACTCTGAGGCCTCATGTGATTCCTGCATAACTCTTGAGGATCTCGATGAAAATGAGGTCTTCAGGCGCTGTCTTGCAGTAAATGACGTTTCTGAGGAGGATTATGGAGAACTTCTCAGTGCATATGGTGAAATTCTTGCCGAGATTCATGAAGGGGACCATAATGCAGAGTAG
- a CDS encoding HdeD family acid-resistance protein, which produces MTEIKTFAGAMNFTPGWWTFVLMGLFALIMGTAALIWTPFVILFFGYFIGALVIVYGIITIIQGAQSHEGAGASAALIILGILAIILGFFAISNILSAWLLVTYLIAFWALMTGFTDFWMAFTGNGGVGYKILLVIAGLLSLFVGFYIMMFPGIGTETMVWILGVFAVAWGIVMIITGLMFRGKTPEEISSSMSEEQQ; this is translated from the coding sequence ATGACTGAAATTAAAACTTTTGCCGGTGCAATGAATTTCACACCCGGTTGGTGGACTTTTGTCCTGATGGGTCTCTTTGCACTTATAATGGGCACAGCAGCGCTGATATGGACCCCGTTTGTAATTCTCTTCTTTGGGTACTTCATCGGGGCACTTGTAATAGTCTATGGAATTATTACGATTATTCAGGGGGCACAGTCACATGAAGGTGCAGGTGCATCCGCGGCTCTAATCATTCTCGGAATTCTTGCAATAATCCTCGGATTTTTCGCAATATCAAATATTCTTTCCGCATGGCTTCTGGTAACATATCTGATAGCATTCTGGGCACTTATGACCGGATTTACAGATTTCTGGATGGCCTTTACCGGAAACGGAGGAGTCGGCTATAAGATTCTTCTTGTCATTGCGGGATTACTGTCACTCTTTGTAGGATTTTACATAATGATGTTCCCCGGAATCGGCACTGAAACAATGGTCTGGATTCTTGGGGTCTTTGCTGTTGCATGGGGAATTGTAATGATAATTACCGGCCTTATGTTCAGGGGAAAGACACCAGAGGAGATCTCATCCTCAATGAGTGAGGAACAGCAGTAA
- a CDS encoding GNAT family N-acetyltransferase has protein sequence MEIGIYRDSDFSGIINLDSQTNDEKYTPQVYFRHAASIHADTYLVARDKDGTVAGYCIGGIIPKKPDEGWILRIYVDCQRRHGGIGRKLLEETIGVLEKSGVNKIYLTVSPVNGPALSLYRKYGFSPEERIKDYFGEGEDRFLMVRNKSPAEV, from the coding sequence ATGGAGATCGGAATTTACAGGGATTCTGATTTTTCAGGCATTATTAATCTTGACAGCCAGACAAATGATGAAAAATATACACCTCAGGTATATTTCCGCCATGCAGCGTCAATACATGCAGACACTTATCTTGTTGCACGGGATAAAGACGGAACTGTTGCCGGATACTGTATCGGGGGCATTATACCTAAAAAACCGGATGAGGGCTGGATTTTGAGGATTTATGTCGACTGCCAAAGGAGGCACGGCGGAATAGGAAGGAAACTTCTTGAAGAGACCATCGGGGTGCTTGAAAAGTCAGGAGTTAATAAGATCTATCTTACAGTGTCTCCGGTTAACGGGCCGGCTCTGTCATTATACCGGAAATACGGTTTTTCTCCCGAAGAGAGAATTAAGGATTATTTCGGAGAAGGTGAGGATCGGTTTTTAATGGTCAGGAATAAAAGTCCTGCTGAGGTTTAG
- a CDS encoding tRNA (N(6)-L-threonylcarbamoyladenosine(37)-C(2))-methylthiotransferase — protein sequence MEFLRERKVHFETYGCTFNYADTGKLMDIALSQGCTVVPADEAETVVINTCTVVAQTERAMIRAIQDYSDREVIVTGCMPVVQSELLRSVRPDLRIILPEEIYRHSDRIGHSVDGGVGIVQMGTGCLGCCTYCITRSARGELNSNSVADIVSETEKLVSEGVHEIQLTGQDVSAYGYDCGVNLGILLKAMAEVEGDFEIRVGMMNPKTILPYLDEITDGFLSPKVFKFVHIPVQSGSDKVLYDMKRGYTSADFERIVAEFRKKIPDIRVSTDLIVGFPGETDEDFKETLEMVKRVCPTKVNITRFSVRENTPAAEYKDMPDWMKKERSRALTVAVHEIYNRNNESLIGKVIPVSVTEKKKAGTVIARDRSYNNIVVMGDHNIGESFDAEITGHRTHYLIGEKI from the coding sequence ATGGAATTTTTAAGAGAGAGAAAGGTTCATTTTGAGACCTATGGCTGCACCTTCAATTATGCTGATACAGGAAAACTAATGGATATAGCCCTTTCCCAGGGTTGTACAGTTGTCCCTGCAGATGAGGCTGAGACTGTTGTTATCAACACCTGTACGGTCGTCGCCCAGACCGAGAGGGCAATGATTAGAGCAATTCAGGACTACAGCGATCGTGAAGTTATTGTAACGGGGTGTATGCCGGTTGTTCAGTCAGAACTGCTGAGAAGTGTCAGGCCTGACCTCAGGATCATTCTTCCGGAGGAGATTTACAGGCATTCTGACAGGATAGGTCATTCTGTTGACGGTGGTGTCGGTATTGTACAGATGGGGACGGGCTGCCTTGGCTGCTGTACGTACTGTATTACCAGGTCTGCCCGTGGAGAACTTAACAGCAATTCAGTTGCTGATATTGTCTCTGAAACTGAGAAGCTGGTATCTGAGGGTGTTCATGAAATTCAGCTTACCGGTCAGGATGTAAGTGCCTATGGTTATGACTGTGGTGTAAATCTCGGCATTCTCTTAAAAGCCATGGCAGAAGTAGAGGGTGATTTTGAGATCCGGGTTGGGATGATGAATCCTAAGACTATTCTGCCATATCTGGATGAGATAACTGACGGGTTTCTCTCTCCCAAAGTGTTTAAATTTGTTCATATACCTGTCCAGTCAGGTTCTGATAAAGTCCTCTATGATATGAAGAGGGGTTATACTTCAGCAGATTTTGAGAGGATTGTGGCAGAGTTCCGGAAGAAAATTCCGGATATCCGGGTTTCAACCGATCTGATAGTCGGATTCCCGGGTGAAACCGATGAGGACTTTAAAGAGACCCTTGAGATGGTTAAGAGGGTCTGCCCGACCAAGGTCAATATCACAAGATTTTCAGTGCGTGAAAATACTCCGGCAGCAGAATATAAGGATATGCCGGACTGGATGAAAAAGGAGAGATCAAGGGCGCTTACTGTTGCAGTGCATGAGATTTACAACCGGAATAATGAGTCTTTGATCGGAAAGGTAATTCCTGTATCTGTTACTGAGAAGAAGAAGGCCGGTACGGTCATCGCCCGTGACAGATCATACAATAATATTGTTGTTATGGGAGACCATAACATCGGTGAGTCCTTTGATGCAGAGATCACCGGGCACAGAACCCATTATCTGATCGGTGAGAAGATCTGA
- a CDS encoding AAA family ATPase, which yields MKILKLRFKNLNSLYGKWEIDFTVPEYESGGIFAITGPTGSGKTTILDALSLALYGETPRLGKISQSTNEVMSRLSSDCFAEVEFESAKGCFCCNFSQRKSGNNPGGKLQGPKHEISDLKSGKIIEDKKSKVPGVVEEMTGMDYDRFKRSIMLAQGDFAVFLNSRPADRAPVLEQITGTEIYTEISVKVHERKKYEQNILDGMQESLRAINIISDEEESDLKERFNSLNQEGSLVKAKLDETDRFIRWVEDISNIEAEICRLNEEQEEVAVLRDNSADDLERLTLFKKASEFKNIYENLRQKRAKQSEESVTFDDLNAVFPELKDKYDLSLSEYETALTERYSASKNLDDSLEVIKKARKSDIIIDGCLKNISSAIKSLEELKVKEEVYKAKISRISENISFLESEAERLSQYLSENEGLKTLRGNMALTEEKAKKYTACLREESGLALKLKKSQKDIAEKKKQISGRQKELSDINVRLSECRAENEKISEEIQSLLAGRKISGFYELDREYSGLSSHLKEALRYADEAENAANKLSSIAEDSERDSAELITLKDKYSLLSGRKNEKSEYIRVLEENYALASKIKSLDDERKKLVSGRPCPLCGSSKHPYAAEIPESDGTKSKIEAEKLLLEEISSQISGTFSDIAVLESKIKGDKKRSEELLSGITELKEGLAECLQNAGMNPEETGRDEIRKKALCCEDKLAEIRLVIRDYEPLHNKLGEAEKMLSGLLDRSAAAEGEIREAEYLLKEGESAEEKISGDLIQMRGESESLAGVLENEYRTYAPGESMPEKRSEIPALLKEILLTYSTKEKEHEASAKKLSHCRSDLDKFSALLSEAVGRRQEKSEEAGKLESEVELLKSERFDLFGDKNPDEEEMRLKCLAEEAEALLIRKREEKENLSSEVIKLESRIEGFEKTISVLNSEIADLNETFLSTIHSAGFESETAFEEAIIPESEAERISAVEEEIKTGEMRVAHLLSEKSGILAAEREKCLTEMGADELREVHTALTERQRDIDRSTGEVSVRLKTNDEQKGFASGKLQEIEEHKKVLLRWEKLNELIGSHNGSKFQRFAQGLTFEILVVHANNQLRKMSDRYILVRSDSDPLELGIIDNYQAGEVRSTKNLSGGESFIVSLALALGLSDMSGSRVRVDSLFLDEGFGTLDENSLDIALDTLSGLQHEGKTIGVISHVPALKERISTRIRVQRKSSGRSVINGPGCSGTA from the coding sequence ATGAAAATTCTGAAGTTACGTTTTAAAAACCTCAATTCTCTCTACGGAAAGTGGGAGATCGACTTTACAGTGCCTGAATATGAGTCAGGCGGAATATTTGCAATAACCGGCCCGACAGGTTCGGGCAAGACAACCATACTCGATGCCCTCTCCCTTGCCCTCTATGGTGAGACTCCCCGGCTTGGAAAGATCTCACAGTCCACAAATGAGGTGATGTCGAGGCTCTCATCCGACTGCTTTGCCGAGGTGGAATTTGAATCTGCCAAAGGGTGCTTCTGCTGTAATTTTTCCCAGAGAAAATCCGGCAATAATCCCGGTGGAAAACTCCAGGGGCCTAAGCATGAGATATCTGATCTGAAATCCGGAAAGATAATCGAGGATAAAAAATCGAAGGTGCCTGGTGTTGTCGAAGAGATGACCGGCATGGATTATGACCGCTTCAAGCGCTCAATTATGCTTGCACAGGGTGACTTTGCGGTCTTTTTAAATTCACGTCCGGCAGATCGTGCACCCGTTCTTGAGCAGATCACCGGGACTGAGATCTACACCGAAATTTCGGTAAAGGTGCATGAGAGAAAGAAATATGAGCAGAATATCCTTGACGGTATGCAGGAGTCACTCAGGGCCATAAACATCATCTCTGATGAGGAGGAGTCGGACCTGAAGGAGAGGTTTAATTCACTGAATCAGGAAGGTTCACTTGTCAAAGCGAAGCTTGATGAGACTGACAGGTTTATCCGGTGGGTTGAGGATATCTCAAATATTGAGGCTGAGATCTGCCGCCTGAATGAGGAGCAGGAGGAGGTAGCAGTTCTGAGGGATAATTCAGCAGATGATCTTGAAAGGCTTACACTCTTTAAAAAAGCCTCGGAATTTAAAAATATATATGAAAATCTCCGGCAGAAGAGGGCAAAACAGTCTGAGGAGAGTGTGACCTTTGATGATTTAAATGCTGTATTTCCGGAGCTGAAGGATAAATATGATCTCTCTCTCTCTGAGTATGAGACAGCACTTACAGAGAGGTATTCTGCTTCAAAAAATCTTGATGACAGCCTTGAAGTCATCAAAAAAGCCAGAAAATCTGATATAATTATTGATGGCTGCCTGAAGAATATATCCTCTGCCATAAAGAGCCTTGAGGAGCTGAAGGTGAAAGAGGAGGTATATAAAGCAAAGATCTCACGAATATCAGAGAATATCTCATTTCTGGAGTCTGAAGCGGAGAGACTGTCACAATACCTCTCTGAAAATGAGGGGCTTAAAACCCTCAGGGGAAATATGGCTCTCACAGAGGAGAAGGCAAAGAAGTACACTGCATGCCTCAGGGAGGAGTCCGGACTGGCTCTTAAGCTTAAAAAATCCCAGAAAGATATTGCTGAAAAGAAGAAGCAGATCTCCGGCAGGCAAAAAGAGCTTTCAGATATAAACGTCAGGCTTTCGGAATGCAGGGCTGAAAATGAGAAAATATCGGAAGAGATACAGAGTCTTCTTGCCGGCAGAAAGATCAGTGGTTTTTATGAGCTTGACAGGGAGTACTCCGGATTGTCATCACATCTTAAAGAAGCCCTCCGGTATGCTGACGAAGCAGAAAATGCTGCCAATAAGCTCTCTTCTATTGCAGAAGATAGTGAAAGGGACAGTGCAGAGCTGATAACACTCAAAGATAAGTATTCTCTTCTCTCAGGCAGGAAGAATGAAAAATCTGAATATATCAGGGTGCTGGAGGAGAATTATGCACTTGCATCAAAGATTAAAAGCCTTGATGATGAGAGAAAGAAGCTCGTTTCAGGAAGACCATGTCCGCTCTGCGGCTCTTCGAAACATCCGTATGCAGCAGAAATTCCTGAATCTGACGGGACGAAGTCTAAGATTGAGGCTGAAAAACTGCTTCTTGAGGAGATTTCCTCTCAGATTTCCGGAACTTTCTCTGATATAGCTGTTCTTGAATCTAAGATTAAAGGGGATAAGAAGAGATCTGAAGAGCTGTTATCCGGAATAACGGAGCTTAAAGAGGGCCTTGCAGAGTGTCTGCAAAATGCCGGCATGAACCCTGAAGAGACTGGCAGGGATGAGATCCGGAAGAAGGCCCTCTGCTGTGAAGATAAACTTGCAGAGATCCGGCTTGTTATCAGGGATTATGAACCTCTGCATAATAAACTCGGTGAGGCTGAAAAGATGCTCTCCGGACTTTTGGATAGGTCAGCGGCTGCTGAGGGTGAGATTAGGGAAGCAGAATATCTCCTTAAGGAGGGTGAATCTGCGGAAGAGAAGATCTCCGGAGATCTCATACAGATGAGGGGTGAGTCTGAGAGCCTTGCGGGTGTGCTTGAGAATGAATATCGTACATATGCTCCCGGAGAGAGTATGCCGGAGAAGAGAAGTGAAATCCCGGCTCTCTTAAAAGAGATTCTTCTGACATACAGTACAAAAGAGAAGGAGCATGAGGCTTCCGCGAAGAAGCTCTCCCACTGCCGTTCAGATCTCGATAAATTCTCGGCACTGCTCTCGGAGGCCGTAGGTAGGAGGCAGGAGAAGTCTGAAGAAGCCGGAAAGCTTGAATCGGAAGTGGAACTGCTGAAATCTGAGAGATTTGATCTTTTTGGGGATAAAAATCCCGATGAGGAGGAGATGAGGCTTAAATGTCTTGCAGAAGAGGCTGAAGCCCTCCTTATCAGGAAGCGTGAGGAGAAGGAGAATCTCTCTTCAGAAGTGATAAAGCTTGAGAGCAGAATTGAAGGCTTTGAGAAGACAATTTCCGTCCTGAACTCTGAAATTGCGGATTTAAACGAGACCTTCCTCTCAACAATCCACAGTGCCGGTTTTGAGTCTGAGACCGCTTTTGAAGAGGCAATCATTCCGGAATCCGAAGCTGAAAGAATCTCGGCAGTGGAAGAGGAGATCAAAACCGGAGAGATGAGGGTTGCACATCTTCTCTCTGAAAAGTCCGGCATTCTTGCTGCTGAAAGGGAGAAATGCCTGACAGAGATGGGGGCAGATGAACTCCGTGAGGTTCATACAGCGCTTACTGAGAGGCAGAGGGATATCGATCGCTCAACCGGAGAGGTATCAGTGAGGCTGAAGACGAATGATGAACAGAAAGGTTTCGCATCTGGAAAATTACAGGAGATTGAAGAGCATAAGAAGGTTCTTCTCCGGTGGGAGAAGCTCAATGAGCTTATCGGCTCACATAACGGGAGCAAATTCCAGAGGTTTGCGCAGGGGCTTACCTTTGAGATCCTCGTGGTTCATGCGAACAATCAGCTCAGGAAGATGAGTGACCGGTACATACTTGTCAGAAGTGACTCAGACCCGCTTGAGCTCGGCATAATTGACAACTATCAGGCAGGAGAAGTCAGATCTACCAAAAACCTCTCCGGAGGGGAGAGTTTTATTGTCAGCCTCGCCCTTGCACTTGGCCTCTCTGATATGTCAGGGAGCAGGGTCAGGGTGGATTCTCTCTTCCTTGATGAGGGATTTGGGACACTTGATGAAAATTCCCTTGATATAGCCCTTGACACACTCTCAGGCCTTCAGCATGAAGGTAAGACAATCGGTGTAATATCTCACGTTCCTGCTCTTAAGGAGAGAATTTCAACCAGAATCAGGGTGCAGAGAAAGAGCAGCGGGAGAAGTGTAATCAACGGGCCGGGATGCAGTGGGACGGCATAA
- a CDS encoding uracil-xanthine permease family protein encodes MKFRYDVDEKPPFGENVATGIMWAAISLSFVLIIGMIISGMHTDNPGEAIFYLQKLMFITGIALVIQVIAGHRLPVVFGPAAVLLVGTISSAGYSPDSVYTAIVISAVIGSLIAAAGLLQYIGRMFTTRVITVVLMLIAFTLIPTILDLIIGNCSDGTVFLKLIFAFFAMMLIIYANRILKGVWKATILLWIIIIGTAVYFIIFPLEFTSFLESGLSATAYTPEINSLMIHPDFEPGVIISFLICYLALIVNDIGSIQGIGDITEAEGMRERYRRGVFFTGIINAVSGFFGAVGGVNYSTSAGMILDTKNASRYTLIPAGAILVLLAVIPGAVPLMAAIPTLIIGCLLLFVMSSQFSAALYVFFRDLRGKPFDFDNGIIIGFPIILGNLISFLPPDAADALPLLIRPVVANGFVAGVVSVLILEHIIFRKI; translated from the coding sequence ATGAAATTCAGATATGATGTAGATGAAAAGCCACCCTTTGGGGAGAATGTCGCCACCGGGATTATGTGGGCGGCTATTTCGCTATCATTTGTGCTGATTATAGGAATGATAATCTCCGGGATGCACACTGATAATCCGGGTGAAGCGATTTTTTACCTGCAAAAGCTTATGTTCATAACCGGGATCGCTCTTGTCATACAGGTTATCGCAGGACACAGACTACCAGTGGTGTTTGGTCCGGCAGCAGTGCTTCTTGTAGGGACTATTTCATCTGCCGGTTATTCTCCGGATTCAGTTTATACTGCCATTGTAATTAGTGCGGTTATCGGCTCCCTTATTGCTGCCGCAGGGCTTTTGCAGTATATCGGGCGGATGTTTACCACACGGGTGATTACAGTTGTTCTTATGCTGATAGCCTTCACACTCATACCAACAATACTTGATCTGATTATCGGAAACTGCAGCGACGGGACAGTCTTTTTAAAACTGATTTTTGCTTTTTTTGCAATGATGCTGATAATCTATGCCAACCGGATTCTTAAGGGAGTATGGAAGGCAACAATTCTGCTCTGGATTATAATCATCGGAACGGCGGTATATTTCATCATATTTCCTCTGGAATTCACATCATTTCTGGAATCCGGACTTTCTGCCACAGCCTATACACCTGAAATAAACTCGTTAATGATTCATCCGGATTTTGAGCCTGGAGTGATAATCTCATTTTTAATCTGCTATCTTGCTCTTATTGTGAATGATATTGGTTCTATTCAGGGAATAGGTGATATAACAGAAGCCGAAGGTATGAGAGAGAGGTACAGACGGGGGGTGTTCTTTACCGGAATTATTAACGCAGTCTCCGGATTTTTCGGTGCTGTCGGCGGTGTCAATTACTCCACAAGCGCCGGCATGATACTTGATACTAAGAATGCGTCACGGTATACCCTGATTCCGGCAGGTGCAATTCTGGTATTACTTGCAGTTATTCCCGGAGCAGTGCCCCTGATGGCCGCCATTCCAACACTAATCATAGGGTGCCTGCTTCTCTTTGTCATGTCATCGCAGTTTTCTGCCGCCCTGTATGTATTCTTCAGGGACCTGAGAGGTAAGCCGTTTGACTTTGATAACGGAATTATCATAGGTTTTCCGATCATTTTAGGAAACCTGATATCATTCCTGCCGCCCGATGCCGCAGATGCACTGCCTTTACTTATACGCCCGGTTGTCGCCAACGGATTTGTTGCCGGAGTTGTGAGTGTTCTGATACTTGAGCATATCATCTTCAGGAAGATATGA